The Solenopsis invicta isolate M01_SB chromosome 3, UNIL_Sinv_3.0, whole genome shotgun sequence region CTAGTGCTACAATCAGATTGCAATTCCGATGTAAAAGTCCGCTTTGGGCAAGAGTCCTTTCGAACTttagaacaaattttacaataaatcacaaaataattgatatttttgaattctacactctttaattattttaaattatctttcaaaattttagtaccttttaaataataatttacaagaattctcttttaaaaaatgtttacacgatggctaaaaatacatattcacATCTATTCTATGAATGTAATGACAGAGAACCTTCAAACTGCTATTACATGTTCGGTATTATAAGggctttacattataaataccCCGCAAATCTACTTAACTGtatccattttaattaaaaagatccTATTTGGAACAACAATCCAAATTAGCCCACTCTGctctatgtattttattacatatatgtataatataaaaaattaccttTTTTCTGCATATCTAATATATTTCTAACACTATGCCTCCACTTTTTTCCCTTTCCAACACTCAATTTATCCAAATTAGCTCCatcatttacattatttaatatagacAAAGATCTAGACCAACTCTTCCCGGGTTTTAAAAAAACAGACCTATTTATTTGTCTGTTTGTAGCATTGTGTTGAATCATATCATTAGACAATTCAGAGTAatcaaaagaatttattgcattCCTAGAGTATTCGAAATTATATCGAACAGTAGAAAGAGCTTTATCAGTTACAGAGTGAAGTATCTCGTTATTCGATCGCATGTCTTCATTATTGGAACACTCATTCAACATACTTAGATGCCATTTGGAATACCGCGTCCTCCTTCCTATTCTGATTGGATCCTGCAATCGCGTAAGCAACACGCGAGCGTTAACATTTTTGATGTTATCCCAACTTTCATCAAATAAACTACTTCTATCAACGTTAATACTTTCATCTTTAATCTTTTCGCAAATCGCTTTTGCAACATGTCTTTCCATATCGTAATTCTCTAGATATTTATTCTTCAATAATTCGTTTGGAATTTTTCTTGCATCAGTTTGCGTATTACTGTTGAACGATTGCTCTCGTTTTAAATCGACAGGCAAATCTATCAGGtccatttctataaatttattcaaaagatCTTTCTTTCCTATATTATCTTCATCTATACGTTTCGTTGAGTGATTATACGTTATGTCACTAAATAATGATCGTGATTGACTTGTACTATTTGCAagagatatatttaaagaatgtgGAATTTCCGTTTCAAATTTCTGTGTAAAAACCACGTGAATATCATCCTTGCAAGTCGTTATTTCATTGTTAACAGCAAAATTCATAGACACCTGTGGTTTTTGTGACAATAAAACTTGGGTTTGTGCTTCATGTATAGAAGAACAACAGTTTCTCCGATCGATGTTGGACATATCTTCCTTTGTAGTCGCTAGTAAACATTTCTTCCAATGTGATTCGTCATCAATGTTATTAATAGGAGAAAATATTACTGAACAGGTAGGTTTGACTTGTGAGCCAATAGGAGTGCTAGAAACTATTTTTTGCTCTTGTTTGTTAAACACTATgctattttttttcacaaattctCTTATTCTTAATCTTtccaattttacaaaacattctgttattagatttttactttttctaatattatttgGCGCAAATTCTATACTTTTATTGCAGTTTGGAGTGACttcagataaattatgaaaaattatatgagatGTATTTGATTTATCtcttatatcaatattatcttccatgttttttttgttattcaacACATAcgaatctttaataatattatcgttTAATGCCACGCAACATTGTTTGATTGACGTACGTTTAAAGTTTTCAAAGTTAGTTGAGATTAATCGCGAAATAGTATACTTTACTTGGGAAATATTTCTATTAGTCTGTAAAGTATCTGTATACAAGAATTTTGAATCATGCAGTACGTCTTGCTTACTTTTCGCAATCTTTTCGCGATTCAACATGTAGTTCTGAATAATGTgagtatttaatttaacaaaacatgGTTTAATAATTTGTTGGTCATTTTCTGTATGCTTGAAATCTGCAACAAATatatcaattgtaattaatatattttataatgcaacTATTATGTCAATCTTTAAGGTTTTCCAGctaaaaaaagtggaaaaaaattttttaatcgtatataacttttaataaaagagtttttagctttttcaaaataataaataaaaatttaaataaaaataatttattatttaaaagtattttcttttatattgatattaataaaaaaattttttttaatgtttaaaataataatgtaataacaaaagaattatacaatttataaacattCTATACTCTCATAGAAAATTCTCTAcaacttcctttttttttttaatcaaaatattctttataaactttattatttcttatgaatacaattttacacaattttccaCTTTTGtcagcaataaaattatttaattatctattaCAAGACTCAATGCTATTTTAAAGTCATTGAAGGAAAAGTatacagtaaattttttttgcaaaactttcaaaaaaaaattcagaaatgcctatataaatatatttaattataaacttattcacaaaatttaaaccaatttttgtATTATGTGAAAAGTCTAGAGAAccttcaaaaatgttttaatataaacgtTCATAGTTACCGTTCATATATGAagcttcttttaaattatttgtaacattagaatttgtaattgatttttGTCCATTGCTCAACTTGTTTTCTAACATTTTCTtcctttgtattttatttgcttttgttTTCTGTCCCTACtcattaatacatattattagaaacaaattcaattgtttattcttataaattgtacttaattaaatttgttttttattcttgCACTACACTGCATTAGAACATTCTTTCTTACTTTCGTTAACTTTTAAACTTATActtatttcactttaagtgtaCACAGTTCAGAAAGTTCAGAAACAAAATCTCTTGTACTCTTACCGATTgtgttttatcttttcttaaCATTACTCTGGTCTTTTTAGACAATATTCCTGAAGAAGTCATGATTTCTGGCTcacatctttttctctttttacgtTTATGAGCTATTTTATGATTAACTTGTGTTGAATCAGATGTACTactatgtattaaaaaattagaagctATACATTCAGGagattttagatttattgtatCATTAACATCACTGTCACTACTGCTTCCCCTCCAAGAGTAGTTTTTATTTTCCAATGGCATAGGAGGAACGCTGTGTTAAAATGAATTCaagattaaatatatgtacatacacacaatattaaataatatattctataaatatattctatatgtaCAAGAGAAcgacaaaataatgaaaacatcTAGGAAAcgctattttataaattattgtgttTAAGGTTAACAATGTATCCTAACACATTAACCTTGTTTACTATTTAATTTGCATCTGCATAAGtatcattacaaaaaaaaaccataGTAGATTCCGCAAAAAAAGTTCTTTGTTATCTAATTATATATCACATTGAAGAAAACCTAGATACAGGATCAAAATGTATGGTTGTACACTATTGTTAATACCATCTAAATTATACCTAACTTGGAAGAATTATTTTGGAGCATGTCcaaaaaactgttttaactCGCGTTGGCAATTATATTTGCTTAATTTAGTCATTGAAGccaatcttatttatttataactaatttttttaattaataagagaTTAATACTACTACTTGTCTTTAAGGAAGTATGTCACATCTCAAAGTATTACtaaacttttgaaaattttatgaactGTTCTATAAGaagaataaattgtttaaaaaaactacaCCATCTAGTTGTTGTAATACGGCCGCGTCCCTTCTAATACTTTTTAtagattattctattattacttgtattctattattatttcataaattgttcTATTATATGTTTGagtatctatgtaaaattttaacataattttctcattaatttaaaagttattcccttttctttactttttgtttaatcttaattctaaaattatgttttgtagtacttatttgataaatattatagcaTTACGACAAATTacaccaaatttttttacaagtacCAATAATACTaacattcataaaaaaattctctcatttaaaagttatttacctaaaattacaacaaaataagGTCATTATTGCTGCATAAAGGCCATTCTACATAAGATAAAGGACATACATCGGAAATGCAGACGTGGCAGCTTATTAGAAGTTTTAAGAGGGCATATACTGTAACGAAGCGATCATATGCATAGGCACACGCGAGTAAAAGTGTGCGTGTAATGCGGGGAACGGGCGATGGATGGGCGATGCGGTGTGAATTAAAACAAAGGAAAATCGCAGTTATCACCAGGGTCTCAAGCCCCCGAATTTTCCTGTTACTATGCGGcattcttttgataaaaaattgcaattcaatTACGATATCGCTCGTCCTGATGCCGCGTCTCGCATTCATTACGCTCTCGATCACGGACCAGAGTACACGCTTCCGCACGTACGAAAATCATGAATTATAATTCGATACGAAACCGTTACTCTTTCCTTTTCTCTAAAGACAAGGATCAAGCAAAGAGTTGGGACGTGAGTGGCTGCTTTAGAGACAAGACAAAGAGTCAAATTCAcccgttattaataataaacgcgTGTATGTTGTACGTCCTTATTGCAACTATATTTGtgactattaaaaataaattcagtaaAACGGAACTAAGTGaggaaaaattaagttttattccCGCTGAGACATATACActcagaaaacaaaaaaaaaagtggcaggtttttagatttttttttttttttttttttttttaactgttggAGTTACCAAATTgaggtttttttaaatttaaaatatacattttaaagaaacttcataattttgtttattaagaAATTGCGCAAAATGACAAAGATGTGATGTCGTGAAAAGGCAGCCTTGAAAAAATCGCCCAAAACGGTACCAGATGTTCGCCAAAAgtcaattaaaacaaaaaatgtttatggcatattaaaatatttaatatctttaatgtaTCGTAGccgatttcaaaaatatcaatttttgacaaaatggcgGGTGTTTAAAGTTGCAATTTTTAAGACAAAATCCGTTCGTTTTCTCGCTCCCCCCAAAAAACTATGAGGTCTAAAAAAAACCCCTACGACATGCCATAGTTAATCATGTGTAGAACAGGCAgtataaatttcaagcaaatcgcTTCAGTGGTTGTCAAGATATTTCTGGTaccagtttaaaaaatgtttcaagaaaaacgcgtttgaatatttaacatgtgtttttgttaataaaacaaaacttttttaacttaCACAAAGTCGTTAATTCCAGGCCCATAATATAAGTTCTCTGCAATAGATGCGATACCCATATCATCTAAATTTTATTGTCGGCGATATATTCGCGCGTCTTTAGTCTGTTCCTGCGTGCGTACCTCGGCTTGCACTATGCAGCGATCATATTCGCGTGCACCACATTGATGTGCATTCGGTACAAAAGAAATGCCCATAATAGTCATTATTCATAATATCAAAGTTATACCATCGCTGAATATGCAAGCAGCTATGCATGCACTAATTTCTACTGTAATAGCACCGTTGTGCATTGTTTTTGAAActatttccaaattatattgttaaaacttttattgctatTCTGAGTATAGCCACAGCACTCCAATAATGCGTCTTTACTAGGATATTAGACACAAAACCGAAGGGACAGGCCGTGGTCCAACCACAATATCTCAGCGGCGCGCAGTGCGGTGCGGCGCGCCAATGTGCTATCAGGGCTATAACTTCGTTATTTTTcggaattttgatttaaaattttcatcaaacattctcgaaatattaaacattataaatatgtaataataaaaatcgattttttttactttcctaGGTGTATATGACTTCTTAATGATTAATTGATTAACGCTTCCATTAACAAAACCGCTTTTGTTTAGCAGttgcatttgcaatttgcgttcTGTGTTTTGTATAAAATGGCTCATTATTAGTTAGATCAGAGCTATTCACAGGATTTGTACTTTGGTACTTGAGATTGAAATATGTTGGTGATGTTTATACCTattgcgtgtgcgtgtgcgtgtgcgcgtgtgtgcgtgtgtatttATAGAGACCGGGGCAAATTGTTAGatacggggtaattcgataattcgataattaaaaatatctttttatgggtacatattagaAATGTACTTtgaacactgtaaacacgttctaatgtaacgatgttgctaacaaagttttgttggtaacggcgtcatattaatgtcgtagtagtgaaaaatatgttttgcgacagtcgaagtaatttctgatagtcagcatttcttcaaaatttaagtaagataataaggtttttttgaaaactttgaatgtatcgagttcagttgaatgtatttgaaacattttgtgtttacgTTTTACtatgtgatgtctatttttgttgaTCAATAATGcacacagttgatgttggggttATTCGTAATACCAAGCACCAGAGCGATTCGTTAACTGATTGCAGATTGCAGTGCCTATGCGTAACTCTAACCTTACGTTTACTGCATTACGGACGTctacgctacgcagagttaaggcATTGAGGTAAattaaagttcttcattgatttaagttcaaactttataatattgtatattttagtagatagaacatgaatataaatatacaattgtcGCTCTTAagtaggtaaaaagttataaagcgataaagattgacacttgtgaggttaggagttatctgtcacaccgatggcataaaaagacatgcgaacgtgtatgtttgcatttgtttttgtataactatatctttttttaaataaaaggaagtctgaacaacagcttttttacagtctttcaacttaaaacacaaatttcgggatagtcccggactagttacgaattacctcGGGCTTGGAGCTATTagtaatttttggcattggtcgacattcttatatgtacttcaaagcaagtacacttccatgttctatgtataccggcattgtgaaggggaagattcaacctttcaaaccgtcccatgtttctttttttctaatgaatataggactcaggagacacaaaagaaaaaaaggtctaacaaATAGCCCAGGTCTCCcctatatgtatttatttatacaaagtatTCCAAAAAGCTCGCATGCCCTTTTAAGGGTCCTTTAAGAGTTAGTTGACCTCAATTTGACCCCAAAAATAAGCATTTCTTTGTCAACTTATTGTAGGAAAAATAAACGACGGggaaaaataaatctttctcCATCATATTTATTGTGgtttgaaattacaaaaaattacagCCAATTGGACCGGTAAATACCGTCAGTATACCGCAAAggaaaatttagttaaaattgatgtttttttaaGTGACgccattttgttaatttttattaaaattaatttcttttagtcTATCTTAGAATCACACTCGTTCTTAACATAAAAATGTTGTGCTTCACTTTTTCAGACAATTCTAGCGACCTGTAAGACTTCCACCAGGTTCTGTGAAGAGATTCCATCTTCGCCGTATACTGACGGTATTTACCGGCCGAATCGGctgtaattttttgtaattacacTCGAAACCACAATAAATATGATGAAAAAAGATTTAAGTTTCCCCGCCGTTTATTTTTCCTAtaataaattgacaaaaaaaaatgccTATTTTTGGGGCAACTAACCAAAAAGCGGACTCTTCGGATcgttctaagaaaaaaatcctaatacaaaaatgtcgaaagtataatggttttcaaattattcataattaaagTTTACAAATCACACAAAGCTGACATTTCGTGCgttcaggcatggtgacatgacaaaggtatcTCTTGATATTGAAGTTAACAAATACaccatttatattaagaaattattcctatagaaaatatatttgtacattacatatgcacaattaacccttaaacacaccaatcctgtaaaatacgaaaacacattttcggATCTGCAAGACTTTTCCAACTTTgaagaagctataactttgattacaatcaacatttttctacatttttttttattttttttatgaaagtttagaatcttaggagtgtgactacacaattggcattgccgaaaaataatttattgtaaaattataaaggaaaaaccattaagcaaaaataagaaattggtcaaaaatccacttttccttcaaaaaatcatatctttgcaataaaaaacttttaaagactttcaaatacgacgttttaaagctaaagtgtcacattttcaaaataaaatttggcaaaatcattcctttttaaaagtataattatttaacatgaagaatatgaaataattttgggcatctaaaaattcacttttttaaaaaaaaatcatatctttgcaacaaaaaacttttaaaaaccttacaatacagcgttttaaagcaaaagattcatactttcaaaaaaaaaaaaaaaattatgtcattgtcatttctattaaaaaatgtacttatgtaacaaggtgaatatgagatatttttgattaaatcgtgtctaaaattgaaaattgatgtgtttcatgatatttcaaaaaaactcccttttctacaacattttatagtattacaACTTTAGatagagtatatgcgagtaacatccgcgaaccgaCCTGTACAAACATATTTCGTCCAGccttttaatgtaaaatactcacaaaaagtttcacttacataCTATATGGGTTgtattgaccctaacaaaactttgctgccgtgccgttcgaattctagttgaccaaaaaagttgatcaaccatatcaatcgaaagaggagatttcaaacttttttttacgtcttggtccaaacctatctcattccgtcttcatacAGAAAGCGTTCataacttcatatggggtctctcagacccatttacgtgtttaagggttaattctATTAGCTTTTACCAATTACGCACTGTTTCTTGATCAATTCTccatcaattaaaaaaaaagttaattgaaatatttccatttttgcagaaattataaaaataaatatagatgaGGTCCCTAGTGTATATACAGAGAAATCAAAAAGTAGTATATACAGAGAAATAAAAGATTACACATTTTCTCGATACTGAAAAAATTACTGATTtgtaaaaactttcaaaaaaataataaataagtttaatactTACAAAAAGAACGTGTttcattgattataaaaaataattttgaaaaactgttttaacttatttaaattgatttcagTAGAAAGAGATGCTCTCAAGCCCACCTTTCCAAGTATTTGCacaaaactttaataattttcaatttttttgataaaataaatttttacttgcgTAAAACAcaattctgtaaaatttgacgagccattttcttaaatttttataacaatttttataaacattcaaaagttgcaaaattcgtaaaaaaaattgaattttttaaggCTTTTGGTACCTCAGCCGAGAACTTCGCGTTGACGGTAGGAACAAAGTCCGTcacggacaaaattagaaccaatagacgtgaaacgtgacagattgacaaTGTTGTCGTacatatca contains the following coding sequences:
- the LOC105201053 gene encoding uncharacterized protein LOC105201053 isoform X3, which codes for MGIASIAENLYYGPGINDFVVPPMPLENKNYSWRGSSSDSDVNDTINLKSPECIASNFLIHSSTSDSTQVNHKIAHKRKKRKRCEPEIMTSSGILSKKTRVMLRKDKTQSGQKTKANKIQRKKMLENKLSNGQKSITNSNVTNNLKEASYMNDFKHTENDQQIIKPCFVKLNTHIIQNYMLNREKIAKSKQDVLHDSKFLYTDTLQTNRNISQVKYTISRLISTNFENFKRTSIKQCCVALNDNIIKDSYVLNNKKNMEDNIDIRDKSNTSHIIFHNLSEVTPNCNKSIEFAPNNIRKSKNLITECFVKLERLRIREFVKKNSIVFNKQEQKIVSSTPIGSQVKPTCSVIFSPINNIDDESHWKKCLLATTKEDMSNIDRRNCCSSIHEAQTQVLLSQKPQVSMNFAVNNEITTCKDDIHVVFTQKFETEIPHSLNISLANSTSQSRSLFSDITYNHSTKRIDEDNIGKKDLLNKFIEMDLIDLPVDLKREQSFNSNTQTDARKIPNELLKNKYLENYDMERHVAKAICEKIKDESINVDRSSLFDESWDNIKNVNARVLLTRLQDPIRIGRRTRYSKWHLSMLNECSNNEDMRSNNEILHSVTDKALSTVRYNFEYSRNAINSFDYSELSNDMIQHNATNRQINRSVFLKPGKSWSRSLSILNNVNDGANLDKLSVGKGKKWRHSVRNILDMQKKGIFQSCLKEGRDDTDLSRLSASNVSSFNDNKCKNFNFVNYPRFSKRISIRVVPNNTSTECDVKDTPFLEAFGITAEKSPSLKLSYRKESLKHDQISSHSTTARDVVLQRCLQKCYISFAECFPDSYLEHCYKIGEGVYGEVFLYECDDKKSVIKIIPIESDQLVNGEPQKKFNEILSEIVIAKELDNLKLNATHKTDGFVEVKNISCIIGKYPEKLIKLWNIYDNDKTSDNDCPSMFTENQLYIALELCHGGDDLEAFIFQTAEEACALFLQTALALAVAEKALEFEHRDLHWGNILISRTKKPYVYYNLDGKEIKFPSKGVKVSIIDFTLSRMLYQGCCIYNDLALDPALFTAHGEYQFEIYRLMREKIQNNWRKFEPYTNVLWLHYVLDKMITAVRYKRKNLKVHKQAIVRLKEFKDTMLNYESAYDFIINSNSVVYL
- the LOC105201053 gene encoding uncharacterized protein LOC105201053 isoform X2; translation: MNRKPPIRTYQRKKTNKSLVTLALPTISHEKYNSVENSRFDKSEMCNNSLNYDLFETTFDRVAKGAVVPPMPLENKNYSWRGSSSDSDVNDTINLKSPECIASNFLIHSSTSDSTQVNHKIAHKRKKRKRCEPEIMTSSGILSKKTRVMLRKDKTQSGQKTKANKIQRKKMLENKLSNGQKSITNSNVTNNLKEASYMNDFKHTENDQQIIKPCFVKLNTHIIQNYMLNREKIAKSKQDVLHDSKFLYTDTLQTNRNISQVKYTISRLISTNFENFKRTSIKQCCVALNDNIIKDSYVLNNKKNMEDNIDIRDKSNTSHIIFHNLSEVTPNCNKSIEFAPNNIRKSKNLITECFVKLERLRIREFVKKNSIVFNKQEQKIVSSTPIGSQVKPTCSVIFSPINNIDDESHWKKCLLATTKEDMSNIDRRNCCSSIHEAQTQVLLSQKPQVSMNFAVNNEITTCKDDIHVVFTQKFETEIPHSLNISLANSTSQSRSLFSDITYNHSTKRIDEDNIGKKDLLNKFIEMDLIDLPVDLKREQSFNSNTQTDARKIPNELLKNKYLENYDMERHVAKAICEKIKDESINVDRSSLFDESWDNIKNVNARVLLTRLQDPIRIGRRTRYSKWHLSMLNECSNNEDMRSNNEILHSVTDKALSTVRYNFEYSRNAINSFDYSELSNDMIQHNATNRQINRSVFLKPGKSWSRSLSILNNVNDGANLDKLSVGKGKKWRHSVRNILDMQKKGIFQSCLKEGRDDTDLSRLSASNVSSFNDNKCKNFNFVNYPRFSKRISIRVVPNNTSTECDVKDTPFLEAFGITAEKSPSLKLSYRKESLKHDQISSHSTTARDVVLQRCLQKCYISFAECFPDSYLEHCYKIGEGVYGEVFLYECDDKKSVIKIIPIESDQLVNGEPQKKFNEILSEIVIAKELDNLKLNATHKTDGFVEVKNISCIIGKYPEKLIKLWNIYDNDKTSDNDCPSMFTENQLYIALELCHGGDDLEAFIFQTAEEACALFLQTALALAVAEKALEFEHRDLHWGNILISRTKKPYVYYNLDGKEIKFPSKGVKVSIIDFTLSRMLYQGCCIYNDLALDPALFTAHGEYQFEIYRLMREKIQNNWRKFEPYTNVLWLHYVLDKMITAVRYKRKNLKVHKQAIVRLKEFKDTMLNYESAYDFIINSNSVVYL
- the LOC105201053 gene encoding uncharacterized protein LOC105201053 isoform X1 encodes the protein MVITSLCFLSRGETMNRKPPIRTYQRKKTNKSLVTLALPTISHEKYNSVENSRFDKSEMCNNSLNYDLFETTFDRVAKGAVVPPMPLENKNYSWRGSSSDSDVNDTINLKSPECIASNFLIHSSTSDSTQVNHKIAHKRKKRKRCEPEIMTSSGILSKKTRVMLRKDKTQSGQKTKANKIQRKKMLENKLSNGQKSITNSNVTNNLKEASYMNDFKHTENDQQIIKPCFVKLNTHIIQNYMLNREKIAKSKQDVLHDSKFLYTDTLQTNRNISQVKYTISRLISTNFENFKRTSIKQCCVALNDNIIKDSYVLNNKKNMEDNIDIRDKSNTSHIIFHNLSEVTPNCNKSIEFAPNNIRKSKNLITECFVKLERLRIREFVKKNSIVFNKQEQKIVSSTPIGSQVKPTCSVIFSPINNIDDESHWKKCLLATTKEDMSNIDRRNCCSSIHEAQTQVLLSQKPQVSMNFAVNNEITTCKDDIHVVFTQKFETEIPHSLNISLANSTSQSRSLFSDITYNHSTKRIDEDNIGKKDLLNKFIEMDLIDLPVDLKREQSFNSNTQTDARKIPNELLKNKYLENYDMERHVAKAICEKIKDESINVDRSSLFDESWDNIKNVNARVLLTRLQDPIRIGRRTRYSKWHLSMLNECSNNEDMRSNNEILHSVTDKALSTVRYNFEYSRNAINSFDYSELSNDMIQHNATNRQINRSVFLKPGKSWSRSLSILNNVNDGANLDKLSVGKGKKWRHSVRNILDMQKKGIFQSCLKEGRDDTDLSRLSASNVSSFNDNKCKNFNFVNYPRFSKRISIRVVPNNTSTECDVKDTPFLEAFGITAEKSPSLKLSYRKESLKHDQISSHSTTARDVVLQRCLQKCYISFAECFPDSYLEHCYKIGEGVYGEVFLYECDDKKSVIKIIPIESDQLVNGEPQKKFNEILSEIVIAKELDNLKLNATHKTDGFVEVKNISCIIGKYPEKLIKLWNIYDNDKTSDNDCPSMFTENQLYIALELCHGGDDLEAFIFQTAEEACALFLQTALALAVAEKALEFEHRDLHWGNILISRTKKPYVYYNLDGKEIKFPSKGVKVSIIDFTLSRMLYQGCCIYNDLALDPALFTAHGEYQFEIYRLMREKIQNNWRKFEPYTNVLWLHYVLDKMITAVRYKRKNLKVHKQAIVRLKEFKDTMLNYESAYDFIINSNSVVYL
- the LOC105201053 gene encoding uncharacterized protein LOC105201053 isoform X4, translated to MTLFCCNFSVPPMPLENKNYSWRGSSSDSDVNDTINLKSPECIASNFLIHSSTSDSTQVNHKIAHKRKKRKRCEPEIMTSSGILSKKTRVMLRKDKTQSGQKTKANKIQRKKMLENKLSNGQKSITNSNVTNNLKEASYMNDFKHTENDQQIIKPCFVKLNTHIIQNYMLNREKIAKSKQDVLHDSKFLYTDTLQTNRNISQVKYTISRLISTNFENFKRTSIKQCCVALNDNIIKDSYVLNNKKNMEDNIDIRDKSNTSHIIFHNLSEVTPNCNKSIEFAPNNIRKSKNLITECFVKLERLRIREFVKKNSIVFNKQEQKIVSSTPIGSQVKPTCSVIFSPINNIDDESHWKKCLLATTKEDMSNIDRRNCCSSIHEAQTQVLLSQKPQVSMNFAVNNEITTCKDDIHVVFTQKFETEIPHSLNISLANSTSQSRSLFSDITYNHSTKRIDEDNIGKKDLLNKFIEMDLIDLPVDLKREQSFNSNTQTDARKIPNELLKNKYLENYDMERHVAKAICEKIKDESINVDRSSLFDESWDNIKNVNARVLLTRLQDPIRIGRRTRYSKWHLSMLNECSNNEDMRSNNEILHSVTDKALSTVRYNFEYSRNAINSFDYSELSNDMIQHNATNRQINRSVFLKPGKSWSRSLSILNNVNDGANLDKLSVGKGKKWRHSVRNILDMQKKGIFQSCLKEGRDDTDLSRLSASNVSSFNDNKCKNFNFVNYPRFSKRISIRVVPNNTSTECDVKDTPFLEAFGITAEKSPSLKLSYRKESLKHDQISSHSTTARDVVLQRCLQKCYISFAECFPDSYLEHCYKIGEGVYGEVFLYECDDKKSVIKIIPIESDQLVNGEPQKKFNEILSEIVIAKELDNLKLNATHKTDGFVEVKNISCIIGKYPEKLIKLWNIYDNDKTSDNDCPSMFTENQLYIALELCHGGDDLEAFIFQTAEEACALFLQTALALAVAEKALEFEHRDLHWGNILISRTKKPYVYYNLDGKEIKFPSKGVKVSIIDFTLSRMLYQGCCIYNDLALDPALFTAHGEYQFEIYRLMREKIQNNWRKFEPYTNVLWLHYVLDKMITAVRYKRKNLKVHKQAIVRLKEFKDTMLNYESAYDFIINSNSVVYL